From Carya illinoinensis cultivar Pawnee chromosome 5, C.illinoinensisPawnee_v1, whole genome shotgun sequence, one genomic window encodes:
- the LOC122309193 gene encoding endochitinase-like, with translation MKMKLYSLILFLAFLLGTSAEQCGKQAGGAVCPNGLCCSRFGWCGTTTEYCGTDCQSQCRPGGTPSPTPSAGGDVSSIISASLFDQLLKYRNDGRCKSNGFYTYNAFLAAARSFSGFGTTGDANTRKREIAAFLGQTSHETTGGWPSAPDGPYAWGYCFITENNKADYCTSKDWPCAPGKQYYGRGPIQLTHNYNYGQAGKAIGADLINNPDLVATDPTISFKTAIWFWMTPQANKPSSHDVIIGKWTPSAADRSAGRVPGYGVITNIINGGLECGRGADNRVADRIGFYKRYCDLLGVSYGDNLDCYNQRPFA, from the exons atgaaaatgaagCTCTATTCTTTGATTCTCTTCTTAGCTTTCTTGCTTGGAACCTCGGCAGAACAATGTGGAAAACAGGCCGGGGGTGCTGTCTGTCCAAATGGGCTATGTTGCAGCCGATTTGGGTGGTGTGGCACCACAACTGAGTACTGTGGAACTGACTGCCAGAGCCAATGCCGCCCTGGTGGAACCCCATCACCTACTCCAAGTGCTGGTGGCGATGTTAGCAGCATCATCAGTGCATCTCTCTTTGACCAACTGCTCAAGTATCGGAACGATGGAAGATGTAAAAGCAACGGATTCTACACCTACAACGCTTTCCTCGCTGCTGCCCGATCTTTCAGTGGATTTGGCACAACTGGTGATGCTAATACACGCAAAAGGGAGATTGCAGCTTTCTTGGGTCAAACTTCTCATGAGACCACAG GAGGGTGGCCAAGTGCACCGGATGGCCCATATGCATGGGGATATTGCTTTATTACGGAAAATAACAAGGCAGACTATTGTACGTCCAAAGATTGGCCATGCGCTCCTGGCAAACAATATTATGGCCGGGGTCCTATTCAACTCACTCA CAACTACAATTACGGGCAAGCAGGTAAAGCCATAGGAGCTGATCTCATAAACAATCCGGATTTGGTGGCCACAGACCCGACCATATCGTTCAAGACAGCAATTTGGTTTTGGATGACTCCACAGGCAAACAAGCCATCCAGCCACGATGTCATCATTGGGAAATGGACACCATCCGCTGCAGACAGGTCCGCCGGTCGAGTCCCAGGCTATGGTGTCATCACTAACATAATCAACGGTGGGCTCGAATGTGGGCGCGGTGCCGATAATAGAGTGGCTGATAGAATTGGGTTCTATAAGAGATATTGTGACCTTCTGGGAGTAAGCTACGGTGACAACTTAGATTGCTATAATCAAAGGCCTTTTGCCTAA
- the LOC122311472 gene encoding methionine aminopeptidase 2B-like, producing MSEEKLNTEVPVEKIGAPEPVNGNDEASETSSTLEKDEDGGKKDEDEGKEVSKKKKKKSKSKKKKEVPEQTDPPSIPVSDLFPSGEFPEGEIQQYKDENLWRTTSEEKRELERLEKPLYNSVRRAAEVHRQVRKYIKGILKPGMLMTDICETLENTVRKLISENGLQAGIAFPTGCSLNWVAAHWTPNAGDKTVLQYDDVMKLDFGTHIDGYIVDCAFTVAFNPMFDPLLEASREATNTGIKESGIDVRLCDVGAAIQEVMESYEVEINGKVYQVKSIRNLNGHSIGRYQIHAGKSVPIVKGGEQTKMEEGEFFAIETFASTGKGYVREDLECSHYMKNFEVGHIPLRLPRAKQLLATINKNFSTLAFCRRYLDRLGETKYLMALKNLCDAGIVQPYPPLCDVKGSYVSQFEHTILLRPTCKEVISRGDDY from the exons ATGTCGGAGGAAAAGTTAAATACAGAAGTCCCCGTTGAAAAAATTGGGGCACCGGAGCCTGTGAATGGCAACGACGAAGCATCTGAAACTTCTTCGACATTGGAAAAAGATGAGGATGGGGGTAAAAAAGATGAAGACGAGGGGAAAG aagtttcaaagaaaaaaaagaagaaaagtaaaagcaa gaaaaagaaagaagtacCTGAGCAAACCGACCCACCATCCATTCCTGTTAGTGACCTTTTCCCTTCTGGCGAGTTTCCTGAGGGTGAGATTCAGCAGTACAAAGACGA AAACCTATGGAGGACTACATCTGAAGAGAAGAGGGAGTTGGAGCGCCTTGAAAAACCATTATACAATTCAGTTCGCCGAGCAGCTGAAGTTCATCGTCAG GTCCGGAAATATATCAAAGGTATTTTGAAGCCTGGAATGTTGATGACTGACATTTGTGAGACATTGGAGAACACAGTCCGGAAGCTGATATCAGAGAATGGTCTACAAGCAGGCATTGCTTTCCCTACTGGATGCTCATTGAACTG GGTTGCTGCTCATTGGACCCCAAATGCTGGAGATAAGACTGTGCTTCAGTATGATGATGTGATGAAGTTGGATTTTGGGACTCATATTGATG GGTAtatcgttgactgtgcatttacAGTGGCATTCAATCCTATGTTTGATCCTCTCCTTGAGGCCTCTCGTGAAGCAACCAATACAGGTATCAAG GAATCTGGAATTGATGTGCGACTTTGTGATGTTGGTGCTGCAATTCAAGAGGTCATGGAATCATATGAGGTTGAAATTAATGGAAAGGTGTATCAAG TAAAGAGCATCCGAAACTTGAATGGACATAGTATTGGGCGCTATCAGATCCATGCCGGGAAATCTGTCCCGATTGTGAAAGGAGGGGAGCAGACAAAAATGGAAGAGGGTGAATTTTTTGCAATCGAAACTTTTGCATCAACTG GGAAAGGATATGTCCGAGAAGATTTAGAGTGCAGCCATtacatgaaaaattttgaagtcGGCCATATACCATTGAGGTTGCCAAGGGCAAAGCAACTCTTAGCTACAATTAACAAGAACTTCTCCACACTGGCCTTCTGCAGACGGTATTTGGACCGATTGGGGGAGACAAAATACCTTATGGCTCTGAAGAATTTATGTGACGCCGGCATTGTTCAG CCTTATCCTCCCCTCTGTGATGTAAAGGGCAGCTATGTATCTCAATTCGAGCATACCATCTTACTCCGGCCAACCTGTAAGGAGGTCATATCCAGAGGCGATGATTACTGA
- the LOC122310611 gene encoding dnaJ homolog subfamily C member 2-like produces MAVCTRFRLISYSQEIIDGQPIYVSSNCLPVKDIRYEPAGHAFHAAALKLLGCEDKNADGDDQKVVENNKEQTHVPSPESYSSKGKKKSGAGAKQQDHYTLLGLSHLRYLATEEQIRKCYRETALKYHPDKQAALLLAEETEAAKQAKKDEIENHFKSIQEAYEVLIDPAKRRIYDSTDEFDDDIPTDCAPQDFFKVYGPAFLRNGRWSVNQPVPSLGDENSPLKEVDGFYNFWYVFKSWREFPHADEFDLEQAESRDHKRWMERQNAKLSEKARKEECARVRVLVDNAYKRDPRILRRKEEERAEKQRKKEAKFLAKKLQEDEAARIAEEERRRKEEEERLAAEAALQLKKVKEKEKKLLRKERAHLRTLSGPVISQHLLDFSEDDVESLCMSFDINQLRNLCERMEGKQGPELANVLRDAYRHKNDSEDRKEDGQTQQQNGTVEANGNGSLGSFEKKEKPWSKEEVELLKKGMQKYPKGISRRWEVISEYIGTGRSVEEILKATKIVLLQKPDAAKAFDSFLEKRKPAPSIASPLTTREEIEGVSRMQSSQNGGLKIDNSEEALTGSTDNQNASDSNAANGVCSSSEQDVWSAVQESALVKALKTFPKEANQRWERVAAAVPGKTVNQCKKKFALLKESFRSKKNAV; encoded by the coding sequence ATGGCTGTCTGCACAAGGTTTCGGTTGATTTCCTACTCACAAGAGATTATAGATGGACAGCCAATCTACGTTTCTTCAAATTGCCTTCCAGTCAAGGATATAAGATATGAACCTGCTGGGCATGCTTTCCATGCTGCTGCTCTCAAACTTCTTGGTTGTGAGGATAAAAATGCAGATGGTGATGATCAAAAGGTGGTTGAAAACAATAAGGAACAGACACATGTGCCATCACCTGAATCATATAGCAGCAAAGGCAAAAAGAAATCTGGTGCTGGAGCAAAGCAGCAAGATCACTATACATTATTGGGTTTGAGCCACTTAAGATATCTTGCCACAGAGGAGCAGATAAGAAAATGCTACCGTGAGACTGCTTTGAAATATCATCCTGACAAACAGGCTGCTCTCCTTCTTGCTGAGGAAACAGAAGCTGCAAAGCAAGCAAAGAAGGATGAAATAGAGAACCACTTTAAGTCCATACAGGAAGCATATGAGGTGTTAATTGATCCTGCCAAGAGAAGAATATATGACTCGACAGATGAGTTTGATGATGACATTCCCACTGACTGTGCACCACAGGACTTCTTCAAGGTGTATGGTCCAGCTTTCTTGAGGAATGGGAGGTGGTCTGTTAACCAACCAGTTCCGTCTTTGGGTGATGAGAATAGTCCGTTAAAAGAAGTTGATGGTTTCTATAACTTTTGGTATGTCTTTAAAAGTTGGAGAGAATTCCCTCATGCTGATGAGTTTGATCTGGAGCAAGCTGAGTCTCGTGACCATAAGCGCTGGATGGAGAGGCAGAATGCAAAACTCTCAGAGAAGGCTAGGAAGGAAGAATGTGCACGGGTACGTGTTCTTGTTGACAATGCTTATAAGAGAGACCCAAGAATACTGAGGAGAAAGGAAGAGGAGAGAGCTGAAAAGCAGAGGAAGAAGGAGGCTAAGTTTCTGGCAAAGAAGTTGCAGGAGGATGAAGCTGCCAGGATTGCTGAAGAGGAGAGACGTcggaaggaggaggaggaaagaCTGGCTGCAGAAGCAGCTTTACAGCTAAAGAAggtgaaggagaaggagaaaaagCTCTTACGCAAGGAAAGGGCTCATCTTAGAACACTTTCAGGGCCTGTTATATCTCAGCATTTGCTTGATTTTTCTGAGGATGATGTTGAAAGTCTTTGTATGTCATTCGATATCAATCAGCTAAGGAATTTATGCGAGAGGATGGAGGGGAAACAGGGGCCTGAGCTAGCAAATGTTCTCAGAGATGCATACAGACATAAAAATGATTCTGAGGATAGGAAAGAAGATGGGCAAACTCAACAGCAGAATGGTACTGTAGAGGCTAATGGTAATGGCTCGTTAGGCAGCTTTGAGAAGAAGGAGAAACCTTGGAGcaaagaagaagttgaattgttGAAAAAAGGTATGCAGAAGTATCCCAAAGGAATATCTCGAAGATGGGAGGTTATTTCAGAATACATCGGTACAGGTAGATCTGTGGAAGAAATTCTGAAGGCTACCAAAATTGTTCTTCTTCAGAAGCCTGATGCTGCGAAAGCATTTGATTCATTTCTTGAGAAGAGAAAACCTGCACCGTCCATTGCATCTCCACTTACAACTAGGGAGGAAATAGAAGGGGTATCGAGAATGCAGAGTTCTCAAAACGGTGGTTTAAAGATCGATAATTCTGAAGAGGCTTTAACTGGAAGCACAGACAACCAGAATGCTTCTGATTCAAATGCCGCAAATGGGGTTTGCTCCAGTTCAGAGCAAGATGTGTGGTCTGCTGTACAAGAAAGTGCACTGGTTAAGGCTTTAAAAACCTTTCCAAAGGAAGCCAATCAGCGATGGGAACGGGTTGCAGCAGCGGTTCCTGGGAAGACTGTGAACCAGTGCAAGAAGAAATTTGCATTGCTGAAGGAGAGCTttagaagtaagaaaaatgcGGTATAG
- the LOC122311045 gene encoding uncharacterized protein At4g06598 produces MANSKGSSNIRNLMCSGKHALLPPKSPFPSVTPPYADYVPSPAVGSKSLQKHREGNVHHQRTSSENLLIEEQPSWLDDLLNEPEAPIRRGGHRRSSSDSFAYIDVADVSNLDYAAQDEYKYKSLISVPSWGSQDFDHIKDVQLPSLYADINLAKQKNRAWESTLNAVANPSSRSVRDNTVHQSSGSSCSPQEADGFPSTTSEKQDQFEYSPQDPKASSERKDGSHAKAYASETDTKRAKQQFAQRSRVRKLQYIAELERNVQALQAEGSEVSAELEFLNQQNLILGMENKALKQRLESMTQEQLIKYLEQEVLEREIGRLRALYQQQQQHQQQQQPSSSHRRTNSRDLDSQFASLSLKHKDANSGHDPVTGPLRI; encoded by the exons ATGGCAAATTCCAAGGGGTCATCAAACATCAGAAATTTGATGTGCTCTGGAAAGCATGCTCTACTTCCTCCTAAAAGTCCATTTCCCAGTGTTACCCCACCATATGCTGATTATGTCCCAAGTCCTGCTGTTGGATCAAAATCTCTTCAGAAGCATAGAGAGGGAAATGTACACCACCAACGAACTTCCTCTGAGAACCTTCTCATAGAGGAGCAACCTTCTTGGCTTGATGATCTCCTTAATGAACCAGAAGCACCTATTCGTAGAGGAGGTCATAGGCGTTCATCTAGTGATTCCTTTGCTTACATAGATGTAGCAGATGTTTCTAACTTAGATTATGCAGCACAGGATGAGTACAAATATAAGAGTTTGATTTCTGTACCTTCTTGGGGATCTCAAGACTTTGATCATATCAAAGATGTGCAGCTTCCTTCACTATATGCAGACATCAACTTGGCAAAGCAGAAGAATAGGGCATGGGAATCAACTTTGAATGCTGTGGCTAACCCAAGCAGCCGTTCTGTCAGGGATAACACCGTTCATCAGAGTTCAGGATCATCATGTTCACCACAGGAGGCTGATGGATTTCCATCTACAACAAGCGAGAAGCAGGATCAATTTGAATACAGTCCGCAAGATCCAAAAGCTTCTTCTGAAAGAAAGGATGGATCTCATGCTAAGGCTTATGCTTCCGAAACGGATACAAAACGTGCTAAACA ACAATTTGCTCAACGCTCACGGGTCCGGAAGCTTCAATACATAGCTGAGCTTGAAAGGAATGTACAAGCTTTGCAG GCAGAAGGGTCTGAAGTTTCAGCTGAACTTGAATTTCTCAACCAGCAGAATCTTATTCTGGGCATGGAGAACAAAGCCCTCAAGCAACGTTTAGAAAGCATGACTCAGGAGCAGCTTATCAAATACT TGGAGCAAGAAGTattggagagagagattgggAGGCTAAGAGCCTTGtatcagcagcagcagcagcatcaACAGCAACAGCAGCCATCTTCTAGCCATCGACGCACTAACAGCAGAGACCTAGACTCCCAATTTGCTAGCCTCTCTTTGAAACACAAGGATGCCAATTCTGGCCATGATCCTGTAACTGGTCCACTCCGCATATAG
- the LOC122311044 gene encoding COBRA-like protein 6 produces the protein MNSFMFVVQRSRGMPLFVFIFLFLFSSISPSCGYDPLDPQANITITWDLMLDNGGTYDVRVSIYNFQLFRHVERPGWKLSWTWRGDEAIWDMWGAEATQQGNCSRFRGQVLPHSCEKRPEIVDLIPGAAYNKQFANCCKGGVLTSMTQDPTMYFATFRMNVNKPSSDNNAIYFMPLNFNLGLPGYTCGDAFEVPPTRFREDGSRRRTQALETWNVTCIYSQFRASPTPKCCVSLSAFYNSTIVPCPQCSCACQGLAGAKCVKPGETPPLLELPHANEEEPQPLVACSRHMCPTQVHWHVKQSYKEYWRVKITITNLNFVKNYSMWNLVALHPNLRNVTQVFSFNYQPLNSYANINDTGMFWGIQYYNDMLLQSGPSGNVQTEMLLHKDSGIFTFREGWTFPRRISFNGDECVLPPPDQYPTLPNVAHSATAMPSILFSLFFIVLVF, from the exons ATGAACTCGTTTATGTTTGTTGTTCAAAGATCAAGGGGTATGCCACTCTTCGTTTTCATCTTCCTATTTCTCTTCAGCTCCATCTCACCATCTT GTGGGTATGATCCACTGGATCCTCAAGCCAATATAACCATTACATGGGATCTCATGCTTGACAATGGCGGCACCTATGAC GTAAGGGTATCAATCTACAACTTCCAACTATTTCGACACGTGGAGCGGCCCGGTTGGAAATTGAGCTGGACATGGAGAGGAGACGAGGCAATATGGGATATGTGGGGAGCAGAGGCAACTCAGCAAGGAAACTGCTCTAGATTTAGGGGTCAAGTACTTCCTCATAGCTGTGAGAAAAGGCCTGAGATTGTTGATCTCATTCCAGGAGCTGCTTATAATAAGCAATTTGCCAATTGCTGCAAGGGAGGGGTTTTGACCTCAATGACACAAGACCCTACTATGTATTTTGCTACTTTCCGGATGAACGTTAATAAACCTTCTTCTGATAACAACGCAATCTACTTCATGCCCCTCAATTTCAACCTTGGTCTTCCTGGTTATACCTGTGGAGACGCATTTGAGGTTCCACCAACCAGGTTCAGAGAGGATGGAAGCCGTCGACGGACGCAAGCTCTTG AGACTTGGAATGTAACCTGTATCTACTCACAATTTCGAGCATCACCTACTCCAAAATGTTGTGTTTCCTTGTCTGCATTTTACAACAGTACCATTGTTCCTTGCCCCCAGTGCAGCTGTGCTTGTCAAGGACTAGCTGGAGCAAAATGTGTAAA GCCTGGAGAGACACCTCCTTTGTTGGAACTACCACATGCAAATGAAGAAGAACCACAACCTTTGGTGGCCTGTTCTCGCCACATGTGCCCTACACAGGTGCACTGGCATGTGAAACAAAGCTATAAAGAGTATTGGAGGGTCAAGATCACTATCACCAAtctaaattttgttaaaaactaTTCAATGTGGAATTTGGTGGCTCTTCACCCCAACTTGAGAAATGTCACTCAGGTTTTCAGCTTCAACTACCAGCCCCTTAACTCCTATGCAAACATCA ATGATACGGGGATGTTTTGGGGGATTCAATACTACAATGACATGTTACTTCAATCGGGACCAAGTGGAAATGTACAAACCGAGATGCTACTGCACAAAGATTCGGGAATTTTCACTTTTAGAGAAGGATGGACTTTCCCAAGAAGAATTTCTTTCAATGGTGACGAATGTGTACTGCCCCCTCCAGATCAATACCCTACTCTCCCAAACGTTGCTCATAGTGCCACAGCAATGCCTTCCATTCTTTTCTCCTTGTTTTTTATTGTATTAGTATTTTGA